A DNA window from Haliovirga abyssi contains the following coding sequences:
- a CDS encoding ABC transporter substrate-binding protein, producing MNNKYFNISDTLYDITEKYKETIDIFVNNGFENLKEESQRKSFGSLVTLEQALKTKKIDISTFENLLNEVIDKNINTTAVDSQGKNDLEDYKLKIQGLLPCPVRVPMLNAFEKFIANKPELKNSINYELKAASMGLDWLKEDLKNGSEKDLSDIFISAGFDLFFEDELMGQYKKSGVFKDITGLKEYNKEFTDLKDPKGEYSMIGVVPAVFLINKEALNGKKVPESWEDLLSEDYANSVSLPVSDFDLFNAILINVYKNFGMDGVRKLARNLHQSLHPAQMVKSYVKPEPPLITVMPYFFTKTINERSPMKYVWPSDGAIISPIFMLTKAKKEDELKEIAEFFSSKEVGEVLSHQGLFPSINPDVKNGTEDKKYMWIGWDYIAENNIGELLKKCEIEFKKVNLGMS from the coding sequence ATGAATAATAAATATTTTAATATATCTGATACTTTATATGATATAACTGAAAAATATAAAGAAACAATAGATATATTTGTGAATAATGGTTTTGAAAATTTGAAAGAGGAGAGTCAAAGAAAAAGTTTTGGAAGTTTAGTTACACTTGAACAGGCATTAAAAACAAAAAAAATTGATATATCAACATTTGAAAACTTGTTAAATGAAGTGATTGATAAAAATATAAATACAACAGCTGTAGATTCGCAAGGAAAAAATGATTTAGAAGATTATAAATTGAAAATTCAAGGATTATTACCTTGTCCAGTAAGAGTTCCAATGTTAAATGCTTTTGAAAAATTCATAGCAAATAAACCTGAATTAAAAAATAGTATAAATTATGAATTAAAAGCTGCTTCTATGGGGTTAGATTGGTTAAAAGAGGATTTAAAAAATGGAAGCGAAAAAGATTTATCAGATATATTTATATCAGCAGGTTTTGATCTGTTTTTCGAAGATGAATTAATGGGACAATATAAAAAAAGTGGAGTTTTTAAAGATATTACAGGTTTGAAAGAATATAATAAAGAATTTACTGATTTGAAAGATCCAAAAGGTGAATATTCAATGATTGGAGTAGTGCCAGCAGTATTCTTAATTAATAAAGAGGCGTTAAATGGGAAAAAAGTTCCTGAAAGTTGGGAAGATTTATTAAGTGAAGATTATGCAAATAGCGTAAGTTTACCTGTAAGCGATTTTGATCTATTTAATGCAATACTTATAAATGTATATAAAAATTTTGGAATGGATGGAGTGAGAAAACTCGCTAGAAATTTACATCAAAGTCTACATCCTGCACAAATGGTAAAATCTTATGTGAAGCCTGAGCCACCATTAATCACAGTAATGCCATATTTTTTTACTAAAACAATTAATGAAAGAAGTCCTATGAAATATGTATGGCCAAGTGATGGAGCAATTATAAGCCCAATATTTATGCTTACAAAAGCTAAAAAAGAGGATGAATTAAAAGAAATTGCTGAATTTTTCAGCTCAAAAGAGGTAGGAGAAGTTTTATCTCATCAAGGATTATTCCCAAGTATAAATCCAGATGTAAAAAATGGTACAGAAGATAAAAAATATATGTGGATAGGTTGGGATTATATAGCTGAAAATAATATTGGGGAACTTTTAAAAAAATGTGAAATAGAATTTAAAAAGGTAAATTTAGGAATGTCTTAA
- a CDS encoding tetratricopeptide repeat protein, producing the protein MKKNLWAILLLLILVTGYRNYIYKDDLTIWNDVYLKNRKSIIANYNLGNAYKDIGNYKKAEIFYKNAIKIDDKYMWAYNNLGKLYFENKEYKKAVEINLMGMKKNKEWYNGYINIAEIMLEINNLDKADLLLKKALKLGCKDEKVYYLLSRIDILKNKLGKAILHLNEGVKKNKKSELLYNQLGNVYFLENKLEKAKIYYLKAKENGYKKIDLYQNLAKIYFLKKDKIELDKVLKKLPNSDGIRKAIERKRDNDN; encoded by the coding sequence ATGAAAAAAAATTTATGGGCAATATTATTATTATTAATTTTAGTAACAGGGTATAGAAATTATATTTATAAAGATGATTTGACTATATGGAATGATGTATATTTGAAAAATAGGAAAAGTATTATAGCTAATTATAATTTAGGAAATGCGTATAAAGATATAGGAAATTATAAAAAAGCAGAAATATTTTATAAAAATGCTATAAAAATAGATGATAAATATATGTGGGCATATAATAATTTAGGTAAATTGTATTTTGAAAATAAAGAATATAAAAAAGCTGTTGAGATAAATTTAATGGGGATGAAAAAAAATAAAGAATGGTACAACGGGTATATAAATATAGCAGAAATAATGTTGGAAATAAATAATTTAGATAAAGCAGATTTATTATTAAAAAAAGCATTAAAATTAGGTTGTAAAGATGAAAAAGTTTATTATTTATTAAGTAGAATAGATATATTAAAAAATAAATTAGGAAAAGCTATTTTACATTTAAATGAAGGAGTAAAGAAAAATAAAAAAAGTGAATTATTATATAATCAATTAGGAAATGTATATTTTTTAGAAAATAAATTAGAAAAAGCAAAAATATATTATTTGAAAGCGAAAGAAAATGGATATAAAAAAATAGATTTATATCAAAATTTAGCTAAGATATATTTTTTAAAAAAGGACAAGATAGAATTAGATAAAGTTTTGAAAAAATTGCCAAATAGTGATGGAATTAGAAAAGCTATTGAGAGAAAAAGAGATAATGACAATTGA
- a CDS encoding ArnT family glycosyltransferase has translation MKKLDVIYKKQWIALAVIFLIGLIAYSTSFMGSFHFDDYSSIIYNYEIKNLWSAFLDIFRKSFSSRRLVYFTFAINYKLGGLNPIGYHIVNFIIHFFSALFVYLISKNIISKTKLKTYKDEISFFISAIFIAHPITTQAVTYVTQRLESMASMFFLGSFYFYLRYRDTIKIKYVIYSAIMIILGSRCKEIVVTLGGIILIYEIIFGNIKKLKKKDIGLFLLISSLALIPFWIRVYKAVSVDKVQIIKTFDLRQEHKKSMTREDYLRTEMNVVRTYLRLMILPIRQSLDYDYKIQKNMDLITWLSLVLHIGLILIAIYNIKKNKFYAFGILWFYVVLIPTSTIIPIEDVIYEHRVYLPSVGFIFAFVGTLYYLIDKFNNKVEDKK, from the coding sequence ATGAAAAAATTAGATGTAATATATAAAAAGCAGTGGATTGCACTAGCGGTTATATTTTTAATAGGATTAATAGCATACTCTACAAGCTTTATGGGGAGTTTTCACTTTGATGATTATTCCTCAATAATATATAATTATGAAATAAAAAATTTATGGTCAGCATTTTTAGATATATTTAGAAAAAGCTTTAGTAGTAGAAGATTGGTTTACTTTACATTTGCAATAAATTATAAATTGGGTGGATTAAATCCAATTGGTTATCATATAGTAAATTTTATTATACATTTTTTTTCAGCATTATTTGTCTATTTGATTTCAAAAAATATAATTTCAAAAACGAAATTAAAAACATATAAAGATGAAATCTCATTTTTTATAAGTGCTATATTTATAGCACATCCAATAACTACACAAGCAGTTACATATGTTACACAAAGGCTAGAGTCAATGGCTTCAATGTTTTTTTTAGGAAGTTTTTATTTTTATTTGAGATATAGAGATACAATTAAAATCAAATATGTCATTTATAGTGCTATAATGATAATATTAGGTTCGAGATGTAAGGAGATTGTAGTAACATTAGGTGGAATAATATTGATTTATGAAATTATTTTTGGTAATATAAAAAAATTGAAAAAAAAAGATATTGGACTGTTTTTATTAATATCATCATTAGCATTAATACCATTTTGGATAAGGGTATATAAAGCAGTATCAGTTGATAAAGTGCAAATTATAAAAACATTTGATTTAAGACAAGAACATAAAAAGAGTATGACAAGAGAAGATTATTTGAGAACAGAGATGAATGTAGTGAGAACATATTTAAGACTTATGATTTTGCCAATAAGACAAAGTTTGGATTATGATTATAAGATACAAAAAAATATGGATTTAATAACTTGGTTATCTCTTGTTTTACATATAGGATTAATTTTAATTGCTATATACAATATTAAAAAAAATAAATTTTATGCTTTTGGAATTTTATGGTTCTATGTTGTTTTAATTCCTACATCTACAATAATTCCAATAGAAGATGTGATTTATGAACATAGAGTATATTTACCTTCTGTAGGATTTATATTTGCTTTTGTGGGAACTTTATATTATTTAATCGATAAATTTAATAATAAAGTGGAAGATAAAAAATGA
- a CDS encoding tetratricopeptide repeat protein produces the protein MKLLNRLLIAILIMLTIVTLFRNMTWLTGVTLNMDIAKKTPKKARGWINLGVNYYKEKDYDNAIKYLEKAIKIDPRYPHTYVTIGRIYVKQKKYKIAFDYYKKAVKEDDSFSPAYEALADLFKELKNREKETFFLEQIMDKGKNEDKNNFKVLLRLGKNYIELKNPEKALKYNLKAYELNQNDYNVLTNLGVAYSLNKEYEKAEPLLKRGIDIKPNDGKAYNNLGILYYRIGEKEKAIKILTKGYEMSKSKTVLRSLNIIKDRIKKGENK, from the coding sequence TTGAAATTATTAAATAGGTTATTAATAGCAATATTAATTATGCTAACTATTGTTACATTATTTAGAAATATGACTTGGCTAACTGGAGTAACTCTAAATATGGATATAGCTAAAAAAACGCCTAAAAAAGCAAGAGGATGGATAAATTTAGGAGTAAATTATTATAAAGAAAAAGATTATGATAATGCAATAAAATATTTAGAAAAAGCTATAAAAATAGATCCGAGATATCCACATACTTATGTAACAATAGGAAGGATTTATGTGAAACAAAAAAAATATAAAATAGCTTTTGACTATTATAAAAAAGCAGTAAAAGAAGATGATTCTTTTTCACCTGCATATGAGGCATTAGCAGATTTATTTAAAGAATTAAAAAATAGAGAAAAAGAAACGTTTTTTTTAGAGCAAATAATGGATAAAGGAAAAAATGAAGATAAAAATAATTTTAAAGTATTATTAAGATTAGGTAAAAATTACATTGAATTAAAAAATCCTGAAAAAGCTTTGAAATATAATTTGAAAGCATATGAATTAAATCAAAATGATTATAATGTACTTACAAATTTAGGAGTAGCATATTCATTAAATAAAGAATATGAAAAAGCTGAACCTTTATTAAAAAGAGGAATAGATATAAAGCCAAATGATGGGAAAGCATATAATAACCTAGGAATACTTTATTATAGAATAGGAGAAAAAGAAAAAGCTATAAAAATATTAACAAAAGGCTACGAAATGTCAAAATCTAAAACTGTATTAAGAAGTTTAAACATAATAAAAGATAGAATAAAAAAAGGAGAGAATAAATAA